One Papaver somniferum cultivar HN1 chromosome 10, ASM357369v1, whole genome shotgun sequence genomic window carries:
- the LOC113318678 gene encoding serine/arginine-rich splicing factor RSZ21-like isoform X1 produces the protein MSRVYVGNLDPRVSERELEDEFRTYGVLRSVWVARKPPGYAFVEFDDRRDALDAIKDLDGKNGWRVELSHNSKGSGGGRDGGGRGGRDGGGGGGRGRGGGDDLKCYECGEAGHFARECRLRIGSRGMGSGRRRSPSPRRRKSPTYGRSRSPSPYRRRSSPRRRSISPAPRRRSYSRSPPPYRHARDARDARDARDPRDVRDPRDSPYGNGNGYGDQPRRSRSLSRH, from the exons ATGTCTAGAGTTTATGTCGGAAATTTGGATCCTCGGGTTTCAGAGAGAGAGCTTGAAGATGAATTCCGTACCTACGGTGTTCTTCGAAG TGTTTGGGTTGCACGGAAGCCACCGGGTTATGCTTTTGTTGAATTTGATGATCGTAGAGATGCTTTAGATGCGATCAAAGATTTGGATG GGAAGAATGGTTGGCGGGTTGAGCTTTCTCATAACTCTAAGGGTAGTGGTGGAGGCAGGGATGGTGGTGGGCGTGGTGGCAGGGATGGTGGCGGTGGAGGTGGTCGTGGACGCGGTGGAGGTGATGACCTAAAGTGTTACGAGTGTGGTGAAGCAGGTCATTTCGCTCGTGAATGTCGCTTACGTATTGGTTCAAGAGGCATGGGAAGTGGAAGGCGACGGAGTCCCAGTCCTCGGCGCCGCAAGAGCCCAACTTACGGGCGCAG CAGGAGCCCCAGCCCCTACAGAAGGAGATCATCTCCACGACGCCGTAGCATTTCACCAGCACCCCGCAGACGCAGCTACAGCAGGTCACCACCTCCATATCGCCATGCCCGTGATGCACGGGATGCACGGGATGCCCGTGATCCTCGTGATGTCCGTGATCCTCGTGATTCGCCATATGGAAATGGAAATGGGTATG GAGACCAACCAAGGAGGAGCAGGAGCTTAAGCAGGCACTGA
- the LOC113318678 gene encoding serine/arginine-rich splicing factor RSZ21-like isoform X4: MSRVYVGNLDPRVSERELEDEFRTYGVLRSVWVARKPPGYAFVEFDDRRDALDAIKDLDGKNGWRVELSHNSKGSGGGRDGGGRGGRDGGGGGGRGRGGGDDLKCYECGEAGHFARECRLRIGSRGMGSGRRRSPSPRRRKSPTYGRRSPSPYRRRSSPRRRSISPAPRRRSYSRSPPPYRHARDARDARDARDPRDVRDPRDSPYGNGNGDQPRRSRSLSRH; this comes from the exons ATGTCTAGAGTTTATGTCGGAAATTTGGATCCTCGGGTTTCAGAGAGAGAGCTTGAAGATGAATTCCGTACCTACGGTGTTCTTCGAAG TGTTTGGGTTGCACGGAAGCCACCGGGTTATGCTTTTGTTGAATTTGATGATCGTAGAGATGCTTTAGATGCGATCAAAGATTTGGATG GGAAGAATGGTTGGCGGGTTGAGCTTTCTCATAACTCTAAGGGTAGTGGTGGAGGCAGGGATGGTGGTGGGCGTGGTGGCAGGGATGGTGGCGGTGGAGGTGGTCGTGGACGCGGTGGAGGTGATGACCTAAAGTGTTACGAGTGTGGTGAAGCAGGTCATTTCGCTCGTGAATGTCGCTTACGTATTGGTTCAAGAGGCATGGGAAGTGGAAGGCGACGGAGTCCCAGTCCTCGGCGCCGCAAGAGCCCAACTTACGGGCGCAG GAGCCCCAGCCCCTACAGAAGGAGATCATCTCCACGACGCCGTAGCATTTCACCAGCACCCCGCAGACGCAGCTACAGCAGGTCACCACCTCCATATCGCCATGCCCGTGATGCACGGGATGCACGGGATGCCCGTGATCCTCGTGATGTCCGTGATCCTCGTGATTCGCCATATGGAAATGGAAATGG AGACCAACCAAGGAGGAGCAGGAGCTTAAGCAGGCACTGA
- the LOC113318678 gene encoding serine/arginine-rich splicing factor RSZ21-like isoform X3 codes for MSRVYVGNLDPRVSERELEDEFRTYGVLRSVWVARKPPGYAFVEFDDRRDALDAIKDLDGKNGWRVELSHNSKGSGGGRDGGGRGGRDGGGGGGRGRGGGDDLKCYECGEAGHFARECRLRIGSRGMGSGRRRSPSPRRRKSPTYGRSRSPSPYRRRSSPRRRSISPAPRRRSYSRSPPPYRHARDARDARDARDPRDVRDPRDSPYGNGNGDQPRRSRSLSRH; via the exons ATGTCTAGAGTTTATGTCGGAAATTTGGATCCTCGGGTTTCAGAGAGAGAGCTTGAAGATGAATTCCGTACCTACGGTGTTCTTCGAAG TGTTTGGGTTGCACGGAAGCCACCGGGTTATGCTTTTGTTGAATTTGATGATCGTAGAGATGCTTTAGATGCGATCAAAGATTTGGATG GGAAGAATGGTTGGCGGGTTGAGCTTTCTCATAACTCTAAGGGTAGTGGTGGAGGCAGGGATGGTGGTGGGCGTGGTGGCAGGGATGGTGGCGGTGGAGGTGGTCGTGGACGCGGTGGAGGTGATGACCTAAAGTGTTACGAGTGTGGTGAAGCAGGTCATTTCGCTCGTGAATGTCGCTTACGTATTGGTTCAAGAGGCATGGGAAGTGGAAGGCGACGGAGTCCCAGTCCTCGGCGCCGCAAGAGCCCAACTTACGGGCGCAG CAGGAGCCCCAGCCCCTACAGAAGGAGATCATCTCCACGACGCCGTAGCATTTCACCAGCACCCCGCAGACGCAGCTACAGCAGGTCACCACCTCCATATCGCCATGCCCGTGATGCACGGGATGCACGGGATGCCCGTGATCCTCGTGATGTCCGTGATCCTCGTGATTCGCCATATGGAAATGGAAATGG AGACCAACCAAGGAGGAGCAGGAGCTTAAGCAGGCACTGA
- the LOC113318678 gene encoding serine/arginine-rich splicing factor RSZ21-like isoform X2 — translation MSRVYVGNLDPRVSERELEDEFRTYGVLRSVWVARKPPGYAFVEFDDRRDALDAIKDLDGKNGWRVELSHNSKGSGGGRDGGGRGGRDGGGGGGRGRGGGDDLKCYECGEAGHFARECRLRIGSRGMGSGRRRSPSPRRRKSPTYGRRSPSPYRRRSSPRRRSISPAPRRRSYSRSPPPYRHARDARDARDARDPRDVRDPRDSPYGNGNGYGDQPRRSRSLSRH, via the exons ATGTCTAGAGTTTATGTCGGAAATTTGGATCCTCGGGTTTCAGAGAGAGAGCTTGAAGATGAATTCCGTACCTACGGTGTTCTTCGAAG TGTTTGGGTTGCACGGAAGCCACCGGGTTATGCTTTTGTTGAATTTGATGATCGTAGAGATGCTTTAGATGCGATCAAAGATTTGGATG GGAAGAATGGTTGGCGGGTTGAGCTTTCTCATAACTCTAAGGGTAGTGGTGGAGGCAGGGATGGTGGTGGGCGTGGTGGCAGGGATGGTGGCGGTGGAGGTGGTCGTGGACGCGGTGGAGGTGATGACCTAAAGTGTTACGAGTGTGGTGAAGCAGGTCATTTCGCTCGTGAATGTCGCTTACGTATTGGTTCAAGAGGCATGGGAAGTGGAAGGCGACGGAGTCCCAGTCCTCGGCGCCGCAAGAGCCCAACTTACGGGCGCAG GAGCCCCAGCCCCTACAGAAGGAGATCATCTCCACGACGCCGTAGCATTTCACCAGCACCCCGCAGACGCAGCTACAGCAGGTCACCACCTCCATATCGCCATGCCCGTGATGCACGGGATGCACGGGATGCCCGTGATCCTCGTGATGTCCGTGATCCTCGTGATTCGCCATATGGAAATGGAAATGGGTATG GAGACCAACCAAGGAGGAGCAGGAGCTTAAGCAGGCACTGA